Below is a window of Ornithodoros turicata isolate Travis chromosome 7, ASM3712646v1, whole genome shotgun sequence DNA.
TTATTCTGCGAAATATTCGCGCCCCGACATGGTTCTCTCACTCACTCTTGTATTCCAGCTCCGATGAGTAATGGACCATGTGTCATGTTGATATTTGGCTGCTGTCGCGCTCCCTGGGTAGTCTGGCATGCGGCCAGTCCCTGCGCCAGAGAATACATAGACATGGCTTGATTATTTACTTGCAGCGTCTCCGCCATCTGTTGACCGATCAGGGGAGCTTGTTGAATCTGCTGTGGACCCACCGGCATTCTCTCACGGCTGACCGAGGTAACGATATGTCCCACACAAAGACCAACCGCGTCTACTTCCGTGCGCAGGACCGGTCCGTGGACGGGCTGACCCACTTGGCCCATCGGCTGAAACATCAATCCTCCGATATGCCGTTGCGCAACGGCCGGATTCATGAACTGCTGCGCCGGTTGCACCATGTGTGGGTTGATTGGTTCGTAAATATACTGCGGCGTCTGCTGGGCAACGCTCTGAATAAATGGTTCAGTCATAGGCTGCGGAATCATTTGTCCCAGTGGCTGGAAATATGGTTGCGCCAAAAACTGCTGAAATGGTCCCGGTTGCTGTAGCATGGAGGGGCCAATAGGTTGGAGCAAGGGTTGCTGGACGACTTGCTGCGCAGCCCTTTGGCCTGCTACCTGAAACGTTGGAGGCTGTGGCTGTATAGTCACTGGCGCGTTTATCTTTGGATATGTCATAGCGTTTCTCACCGGTCCCACGGAAAACGTGATCTGCTGTTGTTGGTGTTGGGGTTGTAGTGTCTGCTGGAAAGTCTGCTGTTGTCCTTGCTCACCAATCTGCACTCGTAGAGGGGTCCCAGTCTGCGCCGCTTGAATTGATTGCTGCGGCGTTGACTGTCCCATTTCTGGTGACAATGCTGGACGCGTTATATTTACAGAAATAGAAGCGGGACTTCGTTggtttgtcgtctgctgcggagGCACGCGCGCACCCTGCAGTCGCCTCTCATGCTCTTCGATTTGCCTTTCCAAGATTTCGCAGACAAGTTGGTCGATGTTGTTCTGATGCGTATGCGCGAGCATATCGGCAATTTCGCTTGTTACAGGAACGAGTAAAACATCTTGTTCCTCTTCATTGTCTTGGGGCGGGGATGACATGCTGACAGGAGGGCGTGTCCCTCCAGGATAGTTTGTAGCTGGCACGAGGGCGTAGGGGTATCCACCTAGACTAACCACCGGTTCTTGCTGCCGGACGTTTCGCGACGCATCTAAGCCAATATCAGGTTGCTGCTCAAGAGCTGTGTTGCCACCAGTTTTTCTCAGTTGACCGTTATGGAAGTCATACTTGGTACCGCCAGAATCAGCGAGGATATTGATGCGGGTGTTCAAACCAGCCTTCTTTCCTCGCTTCTTCTGTGCGTTGTTCTTCTGTTTCTTGTTTCCTCGAGATGCGCTATCCGTATCGTCGCTGCTGTCTGAGGACTGACTGCCATGTTCAAGAACCATCGCGGTTTGTTACGGTCTGAAAACAAGGAATGTGAACTAGTTAACGGAGCACCgaaagaatggcaaagcccgtGTCACGATCGCAGCTGctacttcttcttcgtcttcgtcttcctTATAGTTTCTAGCCCGGATGTTGGATCCTCGCCTGGACGGCA
It encodes the following:
- the LOC135399654 gene encoding uncharacterized protein LOC135399654 isoform X1, giving the protein MVLEHGSQSSDSSDDTDSASRGNKKQKNNAQKKRGKKAGLNTRINILADSGGTKYDFHNGQLRKTGGNTALEQQPDIGLDASRNVRQQEPVVSLGGYPYALVPATNYPGGTRPPVSMSSPPQDNEEEQDVLLVPVTSEIADMLAHTHQNNIDQLVCEILERQIEEHERRLQGARVPPQQTTNQRSPASISVNITRPALSPEMGQSTPQQSIQAAQTGTPLRVQIGEQGQQQTFQQTLQPQHQQQQITFSVGPVRNAMTYPKINAPVTIQPQPPTFQVAGQRAAQQVVQQPLLQPIGPSMLQQPGPFQQFLAQPYFQPLGQMIPQPMTEPFIQSVAQQTPQYIYEPINPHMVQPAQQFMNPAVAQRHIGGLMFQPMGQVGQPVHGPVLRTEVDAVGLCVGHIVTSVSRERMPVGPQQIQQAPLIGQQMAETLQVNNQAMSMYSLAQGLAACQTTQGARQQPNINMTHGPLLIGAGIQEQLFHGYLVEPKKNKKKSKKEKSKAKRKQSVSPMTERYLQEESVRIELFNGSPPSKCRAPSVSEAGERPEPQAPGADFQYRRNNLIKSPRGNSETKLAGCTCRPFNFGSRSPSADPSTTPPATRPKQYIRDIKLTARRATASWTEESGDFGGQENQIKGRRLSQSLGQQGNALTRNLRLMKVPAQQEDQPITDSQMSEAPVQLNDKDMLCQGCKRASIQVSGKYFDGHDRSVVIARTTDQDHPTNQLGGNQVKDIDDEKQAQPLGLYGGVFAKQDEQDDSALTEQNKEDGVENIDADVVPCQDGAAAAQYLVTSYQQPPYPGAVPVLPPFPPVPLRPTASPPQMQPGPPGQAVQGTAALPSNMKENAAKDKEEQGNLFIYPAWVLVGAAIVILILIAVIYIVVYGGKSHGKRRDALEMLPTKLVRAGTTTRVGGHFWRHRHLKPMSRRREESPLDELWNL
- the LOC135399654 gene encoding uncharacterized protein LOC135399654 isoform X3, coding for MVLEHGSQSSDSSDDTDSASRGNKKQKNNAQKKRGKKAGLNTRINILADSGGTKYDFHNGQLRKTGGNTALEQQPDIGLDASRNVRQQEPVVSLGGYPYALVPATNYPGGTRPPVSMSSPPQDNEEEQDVLLVPVTSEIADMLAHTHQNNIDQLVCEILERQIEEHERRLQGARVPPQQTTNQRSPASISVNITRPALSPEMGQSTPQQSIQAAQTGTPLRVQIGEQGQQQTFQQTLQPQHQQQQITFSVGPVRNAMTYPKINAPVTIQPQPPTFQVAGQRAAQQVVQQPLLQPIGPSMLQQPGPFQQFLAQPYFQPLGQMIPQPMTEPFIQSVAQQTPQYIYEPINPHMVQPAQQFMNPAVAQRHIGGLMFQPMGQVGQPVHGPVLRTEVDAVGLCVGHIVTSVSRERMPVGPQQIQQAPLIGQQMAETLQVNNQAMSMYSLAQGLAACQTTQGARQQPNINMTHGPLLIGAGIQEQLFHGYLVEPKKNKKKSKKEKSKAKRKQSVSPMTERYLQEESVRIELFNGSPPSKCRAPSVSEAGERPEPQAPGADFQYRRNNLIKSPRGNSETKLAGCTCRPFNFGSRSPSADPSTTPPATRPKQYIRDIKLTARRATASWTEESGDFGGQENQIKGRRLSQSLGQQGNALTRNLRLMKVPAQQEDQPITDSQMSEAPVQLNDKDMLCQGCKRASIQVSGKYFDGHDRSVVIARTTDQDHPTNQLGGNQVKDIDDEKQAQPLGLYGGVFAKQDEQDDSALTEQNKEDGVENIDADVVPCQDGAAAAQYLVTSYQQPPYPGAVPVLPPFPPVPLRPTASPPQMQPGPPGQAVQGTAALPSNMKENAAK